The Dioscorea cayenensis subsp. rotundata cultivar TDr96_F1 unplaced genomic scaffold, TDr96_F1_v2_PseudoChromosome.rev07_lg8_w22 25.fasta BLBR01001301.1, whole genome shotgun sequence DNA segment tgatatacaaacaataaaaaaaaaacacatttaatTTCTTTGTATCTTTCACTTCACCACAAGATGTTGTCATTctcaaaaattacatttttcaaaaatcaaataaaaaaatatcattaaggGCATTACCTCTCATCATCTTtcataattttacaaaaattagattttcaaattaaatatatcttttcataaaatatttatatttaacaattatttaccTTGTTGGTCCTCACACAATTTCATCTCATGATACATTAAGTTTGAAAATCCCATGATACATAAAgtactttaattaattttaaaaaggatttttttttaaaaaaacaaatttaacaaaaaaaataaatctcaatttTAAAGGCAGTTAGTAGTCTTCATTTCTcatgttttatcttttatcttagTCAAAGTTCATAAATCAgtggtaaatatatatatatatatatataatcttgaaactaatataaatctaagtacacaatggatgatttaaaaaatattccacacaGCTGGAAAAGCTTAAATGCCAAACAACCAAATCAAATTGGAAAATATTATACTCCAATTGCATGATCAACAGgctccaaaatttaaaataaaaactaaaaataggatTAAAACCATAGTCCATGGAACCAGTATCTTAAATCTTACTAATTTTCACGTGAATTAAAGCGGAATTCAAAGCCATATCATTTGAAAACCAATAATCCAAAACTATCAATAAGTTCAAGAAAAATCACAGCATAAACAACCATCTCCACCGGATTCATAAGTTCCAATGCATTAAacaagttcaataaaaaatcttgcaaaagaaatgaaaattttaaaaaaaatgaacagaAAACTAGATCAGAACCACAATTTATACACCCaatatctaaaaatatccaccttttcaaaaaaatactaaataaaaattcttgctgatttttcacatgatttaaaacaatcaataaattCCACATAAATCAGAGCATAGAAAACTATATCATAACTTTGAATGCATTAtataaattcaagaaaaaaaaggaaaaagaaaaaaatatgggatGCTTCAGAACAAAAAGATCAAAACATAGAGAAAGAAAGTGGGGAAACCGGATCAAAGTCTCGCTGATTTCCACATGATTCAAAGCAGCATTCCAAACCAGTAAATGcaaaacaatcaataataatttcCAATACCttaggatttttcttttttttttttgttaacttaTCTTTTATTAAACAGACTAAGAAATTAATTGGTAGAGAACATAGATAATTATGAGGCTGGTCTCCTAACTCCAGTCAAGGATATTTAAGAGTATGACTAACTGAAGAAGTATAAACCATGATAGGATATAATACAGAGATCCAAAAATTTTCAGAAACTAGTTCAAGTTATAATCCATATGACAACAAAGAATACATCGCTTCCAAATGCTACCATATAGTGCCCAATCTTTTGGACCTACAATTAGGATCAAGCTGCTATCTAAGAGTCATCAATAAGCACAAAAAGGTggtttgttttgaaaataataattcaatatCCAAGGCCTAGCAATGTGAACCAACTTACTCCACATTTTGAACGAAGATATTAAGAAATCAATACAAGTTTTCAGGAGAAAATACAAAGtcataaaaatcaatgaaataatactAGAGACTATATTCATGCCAGAAGCAGATCAATGATCAGAGATACAACATATTCAAGATATTCCATGTAGCTGTCAAGCCAGCACAACATGACGAATGTTTTAGACTTTAAATTTCATGTTTGATCTGACATTTTAAACATCTGCTGAATAAACAACTAAACTGAATAAACAACTGATTTGAACAAAACTAAACATCATCAAACTTGCTAGCATTAAAAAACTGAGCAAACATAGCACAAAAAATCTTTACAAAAACcagataatgaaattaaaaacaaaaaatctttcttatATTCACATATCTTCTTAATTAAGTTAAGATCTATACAAAGTTTTTCTGAAGGTTCCTCTTTGGGCAACACTAGCAACCGAAAACATATTGAATGGTCCAAGTTCATACCtgcattcaaatttttaaataaaataacctTTGAAATGGACAACCAGTTTAATTTGAACACCAGAAACAAAAAGCATCAGATAAGGTGACAAACCATTTTATACTCTAGACCagttcaaaaaagaaaagaaaaactattgcTGGAATTCCAATCatcatatatcatatttttttcatcagtGAGAGCACAAAATAGCAAGGTTCCTCTAGCATCTGCGAAAAGAATTACACATACGATGACTAAATGCAAGATAACTTCTTTTTAAAAGACGACTTTAAGGTTCCTTTAGCAATGGaaacatcaaagaaaaatcTAATTTATCATTTTGGTGTTCGAAAGTAAAATTATTATCATCTCCGATTGAAGGTAGAGAACTGAAAGACATTCTTTTGGGCATTAGAACCTGATattaaaatctatataaaaGGACATGTTTCATTCTATAAGCATGAACTGAACTAATAAATTGATGTCTATATGAGCAAACAATTAGGAAAAGATTAGATGTTGTCCTTTGTTTCAATAAGCCAGACGAGTTATCCTTGAGAGATGCACTAGGGAAGCAAATATAGAACATACCTGTCCAGTGTTTGCTTCCTCTTCCCCAACAACCAATATGAAATTGTACTGAGCTAGCTGAGCTTCTCTCACCTGTGAATAATAGAATAAGAATACCACATGAGGAGAACTGAATAGCATGCATTATCTAATAAATTTTCTCACTATTGAAAATAGAATCTTGATGCAATATAAGTTTGAACTATGATATTCACAAAGTATAATAGAAGAGCATTTAAGTTGTTTAAAAATTTCACAGGTCATCTCAACCTTTTCAGTTTCTAGGGAAAATAGCACAAGCTATATTTCACAGGTCATCTCAACCTAAGCATATACACAAGGCGTAATAATGTTATTGTTTAGATTGCAGTTGGTTAAAAAGTTGCAAAGCTTGAGATCTATTATAGAATCCCAAGTCCAAGTTAGACCAAGTATTAAAAGTAGATTAAATGTTATTTAGGCTTGACAAGCCTCattctaaacaaataaaaattagaatttagaTAAGGTTTATAGATCAAATCTTATTACCTTTGAATAGTGGCAGTATCGATCATCAAAGAAGTGACCCGGCAGCGTACTTCGTTGACAAATGAATTCTTTAACCCATTCTTCGCCAGCGACAAAGGATCTCTTAAAGCAGCAGGAGCAGGATTTCACAAACAAAGGTAAGATTGAGCAGTGAGGAGATTAGATCCACGCGCCGACAAAGGATCACTGGTAGAACAGTGAGGAGATTAGATCGATGGGTACCTTGAGGTAGGAGAGTTTCGCGCTGACGCCGGAATAAGGGCCTAGGACGCCGGCCGACGGTGAACCTCTCCGGAATGGGGCGATTGTGGTGGTCCGGGCGGTGACGGCGCGAAGGGGAAAGAGAGGGAAAGGGAGAAGgaggggaaaaagaaaagagaagttgCAGACCCTAGCCTTTTAATGAGtctaatgtttatttatttttttttaaaatttatttttttaataggattttatcatttaatccatcattgaaaaatctaatataagaaaaataaatataggaggtttaaattaacactatatatttcattcatattatattttcttataattatagaaaataaaataaataaatattttatagatgaacattaaaaaattttataattttcttttgataaattgATGTATTATAAATCTAtagtaacaataattaaaataaattaatttagtaaaataaaaaattcaaaaaaaataaaaaaaaatttaaattacaattATATGTATACTGTAATttggtatatatacaataattatatatatatatatcataaattaaaatttataattattatgaaaaaaatattaaaattaataattatcaaattaatattagtaCAAATAAGTTCAACATATTAAATCTTATTCTATTGGTAATTTGATGCTAATTTTGTCGCCAACATCCAAAACTAATGATGGAATATTTCCATTGCAAGGTTTCATAAGGAAATTTCCGTTGCTACATTTCCGTTGCTATTCATTTAAATTCCGTTGCTACTATTTAACATTCCGTCAGTAATTTAACACAAATAACTTGAACATATTAAATCTTACTCCGTCGGTAATCCGGCACGACTTCCGTcgccaaaatatacaaataacaaCGGAATATGTTCGTTGCAAGAGTATCGCAACGGAAGTTCCCGGCAAATTTTACGCGGGCAAATTTTAGCAACTGAATAACAACGGAACATATTCCGTCGCTCATATTCCGTTGCTATTCAATTTATTCCGTTGCTATGTCTTCAAATTCCGTTGGTaagttaaaagaaataaattgaatGGATGAAGTTTTATTCCGTTGGTAATCCGATGCTAATTCCGTCGCCAAAGTCCACAAATAACTACGGAATAGTTCCGTAGCAATTTTTCCGTTGCCTATTCCTGGATTTCTTGTAGCATGTACAATATTACACTTAAGCATGTTTTGTGTAATTATTGAGTTTTTGTGatccttatatttttattgcttttagtggttgcttactgagCTGTCAAGCTCATTAATAgtggtttttatctttttcagatcaagagtaagtgtgtggtggatagcttagcggggacaGTTGAGCGAACACCAATTGGTTATCATGTAATTAGTACTTTTGTTGAGAACTTGGAACTAGTTATTTGTTTAAGCTTTGAACCTTGCGCTTTTAGTTTCCATGGATCATAGTTGTATTCCAAGTTATTGTATcccttaaatttttatgttcCTGTGATGTTAGTACcttgttatatattattttgtgagACAGATATTGAGACTTTGTGTGTCCATTGGGTCTCGACCTTATGGGTATACGGCTGTTTGTCAATGCCTCGGGCTCGGGGCATGACAATTTGGTTATCTTCACTGGTCAGCTACCTAATCACCTCTAGTGGTTAAGTCACTCTCTTGTTATACCTTATTTTATTCACGCCTTATTGTGGGactctaattaaaaataatttacattgCAGTTTGGTCTTGTAGGGTCAGGTcataaatttgaatcaaaaagccCTTGTAGGAGAGTTAACAAATTGTTATAATCCCATGATCATAATTTGAAATTCTTTAGGAAAGAATACACACGACAATATCGACATAATAAACAATCTTGGGTAAAAGACAGAATCTAACTTCAATTTCTATGGAAATTGGGACGTTAAACAATATCAAATCATAAGAAAAATTGTTTGAGGAAAGAATGAAAGACATGATGGCCATTTAAAGATCTTTTTTCTTCAAGATTATAAATTATTGGGAGTTTTGCATGTGTACccagaataat contains these protein-coding regions:
- the LOC120256138 gene encoding uncharacterized protein LOC120256138; translation: ARVCNFSFLFPLLLPFPLFPLRAVTARTTTIAPFRRGSPSAGVLGPYSGVSAKLSYLKRSFVAGEEWVKEFICQRSTLPGHFFDDRYCHYSKVREAQLAQYNFILVVGEEEANTGQEDNGQEEETKKLKVIQCMFMMALYFTLLVTIVLMD